ACCGGATACGCGAGTTAAGGGAAGCGGATATCGGGGTGAAACCCCAACGGACCGCTCCTGGGAATTAGGCCTGTTTGTAGATAAAAATTCCCAAAAGGATCCCGAGAAAGCTCAAAAGATTTAACTTGAAGGTAAAACCGAGAGTCAGGGAAATCAAACCGAGGTCCAATTTAAAGGGGGGATCAAGGCCCAGCGTGTAGGCTTTTAGGAAAAAGTCTCGCAGAGGCCCTTCTGGAGAGATCGATTTTAATACCTCTCCCAATACGCCTCCAAACAAACCACCCGCTATGATAAAAAAAATCAAAAGCCACGGGGTTTTTCTTAAAACAGCCATTAATCCTCTAAATGGTGGGCGATAATCGGAGGGAAGATTAAACTGTTTTCAACTAATTGTCAAGCCAGCCTTGAAGTCAAGGCGCCCGTTGGAGCCGCGCCTGCCGGGTGTGAAGGTCAGGTTTATTTTTCTGAAGGATTCTTCCTTACCTTCCGGGGGTTAAATTCATGAAACGCCAAACCAAAATTATTTGTACCTTGGGACCCGCCAGTTGTTCCGAAAAGAAAATCGGTCAATTAATTGATGGCGGAATGGATGTGGCTCGGTTGAATTTTTCCCATGGGACTCAAACCGACCACGCCGAAATGATGCGAATCATTCGACGCCTATCGGAAAAGACCCAAAAACCGGTGGCCATTTTACAAGATCTCCAAGGACCTAAAATCAGGGTTGGGGTATTGGATAATGGCCCTCGGGTTTTAAAAAAGGGAGAGGAGGTGGTGATCACCACCAAAGCCAAGGCCCTTCCTGGTGAAATTCCCACCACCTATTCCGATTTACCTAAGGATGTAAAACCTTCGGATCGTATCCTAATTGATGACGGCCTGATTCAACTCAAAGTTCTTCGTACCACTTCTCAAGATGTGTTTTGCCGTGTCATGAACGGAGGTTCTGTTTTGGATCACAAGGGAATTAATCTGCCTGGGGTTCGGGTCAGTGCCCACTCTTTAACGCAAAAAGACCGGGAGGACCTTTTGTTTGGACTCAAACAAGGGGTGGATTATGTGGCTTTATCTTTTGTTCGCGGACCCGAAGACGTTTTGGCGATTAAAAAGATTGTAAAAGACGCCGGTTGCCATACCCCCGTGATTGCGAAGTTGGAGCATCCCGATGCCATCCGAAATCTGGAAGAAATCCTTGACGTTTCCGATGGGGTCATGTTGGCCAGAGGGGATTTAGGGGTGGAAATGCCCCCCGAGGAGGTCCCCATGATTCAAAAACGGGTAATTAATAGAGCCAACGCCCAAAAAGTATCGGTCATTACCGCCACACAAATGTTAGAATCCATGGTATCAAACCTTCGGCCGACCCGTGCGGAGGCCTCCGATATTGCCAACGCCATTTTTGATGGAACGGATGCGGTTATGCTTTCAGCAGAAACCGCTTCCGGGGCCTATCCCATTGA
This region of Nitrospiria bacterium genomic DNA includes:
- a CDS encoding DUF4321 domain-containing protein, which produces MAVLRKTPWLLIFFIIAGGLFGGVLGEVLKSISPEGPLRDFFLKAYTLGLDPPFKLDLGLISLTLGFTFKLNLLSFLGILLGIFIYKQA
- the pyk gene encoding pyruvate kinase, whose translation is MKRQTKIICTLGPASCSEKKIGQLIDGGMDVARLNFSHGTQTDHAEMMRIIRRLSEKTQKPVAILQDLQGPKIRVGVLDNGPRVLKKGEEVVITTKAKALPGEIPTTYSDLPKDVKPSDRILIDDGLIQLKVLRTTSQDVFCRVMNGGSVLDHKGINLPGVRVSAHSLTQKDREDLLFGLKQGVDYVALSFVRGPEDVLAIKKIVKDAGCHTPVIAKLEHPDAIRNLEEILDVSDGVMLARGDLGVEMPPEEVPMIQKRVINRANAQKVSVITATQMLESMVSNLRPTRAEASDIANAIFDGTDAVMLSAETASGAYPIESLQMMVRIVGEADGARLHEKAFIRRKKEIARAFPDAISEAAAYVAVETRAKAIVVFTHSGYTALLMSKYRPSIPIIAFTPEPDIQKRMCLHWGVNPKIMGYSESTDHLFGALEESLLENRLAKKGDTVVVLSGTSPTRRGVTNMMKLHRIE